A genomic stretch from Pelagicoccus enzymogenes includes:
- a CDS encoding lipase family protein, translated as MRHAAALFRKTAQNPPRRSARKAFAGLACCIALFLFTPQPRASDQALSHAALFAPNKTFLYFAQGSQLTSDDPSSFSLQNAAFLAQCSLLIYVKEPEFITDTLQEAGFGQTEIFDTEGTFAFLSESEAHIVITFRGTESGDRADYLTDSKFNQTAFSEHGTAHSGFVEALAQVAPDLLDTLGARSEAAPQKTVWLTGHSLGGALATLFALQNPDQVDAVYTVGAPRTMGRKLAAHWEDKLPLFRVVNNNDIVPRLPTPPFYEHLGPTYFLTADRSLIVDPTGSKAFKERFRGHKKFMKRLVTEHWLQKDFSAIPSDYFVDHSPRLYAEILIELADEK; from the coding sequence ATGCGCCACGCCGCCGCCTTATTCCGAAAAACCGCCCAGAACCCTCCGCGAAGATCCGCCAGGAAGGCCTTTGCAGGGCTGGCTTGCTGCATCGCCCTCTTCCTGTTCACCCCACAGCCACGGGCCTCCGACCAGGCTCTTTCTCACGCCGCCCTCTTCGCCCCCAACAAAACCTTTCTCTATTTCGCCCAAGGCTCGCAGCTCACCTCCGACGATCCTTCAAGCTTTTCCCTGCAAAACGCAGCATTCCTCGCGCAATGCAGCTTGCTTATCTACGTCAAGGAACCGGAGTTCATCACCGACACGCTGCAGGAGGCAGGCTTCGGGCAAACTGAAATATTCGACACGGAGGGCACCTTCGCCTTTCTCAGCGAAAGCGAAGCGCACATCGTCATCACCTTCCGCGGCACCGAGTCCGGCGATCGAGCAGATTACCTAACCGATTCAAAGTTCAACCAGACTGCCTTTTCCGAGCACGGCACCGCCCACTCCGGTTTCGTGGAAGCCCTCGCCCAAGTCGCCCCTGACCTGCTCGACACCCTCGGCGCTCGATCCGAAGCCGCGCCCCAGAAAACGGTTTGGCTGACCGGACACAGTCTCGGCGGAGCCCTCGCAACCTTGTTCGCCTTGCAAAACCCAGATCAGGTAGACGCCGTTTACACCGTCGGAGCTCCCCGCACCATGGGCCGCAAACTAGCAGCCCACTGGGAGGACAAGCTGCCGCTTTTCCGCGTAGTGAACAACAACGACATCGTGCCTCGCTTACCCACTCCCCCTTTCTACGAACACCTCGGCCCGACCTATTTCCTGACTGCCGATCGCAGCCTAATCGTTGATCCAACCGGCAGCAAAGCTTTCAAAGAACGCTTTCGCGGCCACAAGAAGTTCATGAAGCGCCTCGTCACCGAACACTGGCTGCAAAAGGACTTCTCCGCCATTCCCTCGGACTACTTCGTCGACCACTCGCCGCGGCTCTACGCCGAAATCCTCATCGAGCTGGCTGACGAAAAGTAG